Below is a genomic region from Azoarcus sp. KH32C.
GAAATGGTCGAGCACGCCCAGACCGCCGCCGTGACGCACGAGTTCGCGCAGCCCGGCGACGACATCGTCGTCATCGCCGGCCTCCCCTTCGGTCGCAGCGGCAGCACCAACCTGCTGCATATCGTGAAGATCCCGGATTGAGACTGCGGCCCGGGCGCACTCCGCGTCCGGGCACTAAGCAATCGCTGCTCCTGTCGACTACATCGGAAGTACACACTCCCGTTTCCGTCGCCAAGGAGAAAAAGATGAAAGACACGGCCACGCTCGCAGTCCGCCTGATGCTCGCGCTGATGTTCCTCATCGCCGGCTGGGGCAAACTCGGCGCCGGATACGCCGGCACGCAGCAGTACATGGCATCGGCGGGCCTTCCCGGCATGCTGCTGCCGCTCGTCATCTTCGCCGAACTCGGCGGCGGTCTCGCCGTCGTGATCGGTCTCTTCACCCGCCTCGCCGCGCTCGGCCTCGCCTTGTTCACCGTGCTCGCGGCACTCTTCTTCCACACCAATTTCGCCGACCCGATGCAGAGCATCATGTTCATGAAGAACATCGCGATCGCCGGCGGATTGCTCCTCCTGGCCGTCCACGGCCCCGGCAGTTACAGTATCGACGCCACGCTGCGACACCGGACCTAGCAACACCTCCGGTTCGCATGCCATCGCGCCCGCGAGGAGCGGTTGCGTCCGGCTGTCTGTAACATGCCCATGCATCCCTGCGACCCCATGGAGGAAATGACGCCGTGACGACGATCCGACTTCTCGCGATGCCCGGCAGCGCCCGCCGCGAATCCCTGAATCGCCGCCTGTTGAAGATTCTCGTCCGCGGAGCCGAACAGGCCGGCGCGACGGTGACGGTCTACGAGCCGCGCGACAACGAAATGCCGCTCTACGACGGCGACCTCGAAGCTGCCGAAGGCATCCCCGCCGCCGCGGCGCGCCTGCAGACCCTGTTCTCGGAACACCACGGCCTGCTGCTCGCCACGCCCGAGTACAACGGCTTCTTTCCCCCGCTCGTGAAGAACACCTTCGACTGGCTGTCGCGGCCGATTCCCGACGGCTCGGGCAAGCCCGGCACGATCCATGTGCGCGGCAAGCCTGCCGGCATGGTCGCGGCGTCCCCCGGCGCGCTCGGCGGCATCCGCTCGCTGCAGCACAGCCGGCAATACCTGTCGAACCTGGGCTTCCTCGTCGTGCCCGATCAGGTCGGTGTGCCGAAGGCCGATTCGGCGTTCGATGCCGAGGGCGAACTCATCGACGCGCGGGTCCGTGCTTCGGTCGAAGGCGTCGGCGCCTCGGTCGCGCGCCTCGCGGCCAAGCTCGCCGCAATGAGCGGCTGATCGACGGGCGCCGGCAGCGGCACGAATTCCGGCGCGGGCAGCGCCGGCGCGCCCCGCCAGCGCACGATCTCCATGCGGCCGTCGGCATGCTCGACGATCGCGCTGCAGCTATCGACCCAGTCGCCGCAGTTCATGTAACGCACGCCTTCGATCTCGTGGTCGGCGGCCCAGTGGATATGCCCGCAGACCACGCCGTCGAAGCCGCGGCGACGCGTCGCATGCGCAATTGACGACTCGAAGTCGAAGATGAAATTCACCGCCCGCTTGACCTTCTGCTTCGCGTAGCCCGCGAGCGACCAGTAGCCCGGCCGCCGCAGCACGCGACGCACGAAGGACAGCCAGTGGTTGATCCGCACCAGCGCGTTGTAGCCCACGTCGCCGAGTACCGCGACCCAGCGATGATGGCGCGTCACCTGGTCGTACTCGTCGCCATGCACCAGCCAATAGCGCCGCCCGTCGGCCGCCTCATGCACCCATTCGGACTCGACGCGGATGTCGCCGAAGGCGATGCCGTCGTACTGGCGCAGCGCCTCGTCGTGATTGCCGGGGATAAAGAACACCTTGCAGCCCTGCCGCGCGCGCCGCAGGACCTTCTGCACGACGGTGTTCTGCGCCGCCGACCA
It encodes:
- a CDS encoding DoxX family protein, encoding MKDTATLAVRLMLALMFLIAGWGKLGAGYAGTQQYMASAGLPGMLLPLVIFAELGGGLAVVIGLFTRLAALGLALFTVLAALFFHTNFADPMQSIMFMKNIAIAGGLLLLAVHGPGSYSIDATLRHRT
- a CDS encoding UDP-2,3-diacylglucosamine diphosphatase, encoding MPQVRSVFISDVHLGTRACQAEPLLEFLREHPSEYLYMVGDIVDFWAMNRSIQWSAAQNTVVQKVLRRARQGCKVFFIPGNHDEALRQYDGIAFGDIRVESEWVHEAADGRRYWLVHGDEYDQVTRHHRWVAVLGDVGYNALVRINHWLSFVRRVLRRPGYWSLAGYAKQKVKRAVNFIFDFESSIAHATRRRGFDGVVCGHIHWAADHEIEGVRYMNCGDWVDSCSAIVEHADGRMEIVRWRGAPALPAPEFVPLPAPVDQPLIAASLAARRATEAPTPSTEARTRASMSSPSASNAESAFGTPT